A part of Melittangium boletus DSM 14713 genomic DNA contains:
- a CDS encoding type VI immunity family protein translates to MPKEYLEEHGPGSMRELTLDMASRLPFASGHAGLALDIAPEYMDRPEALRALITRHPGFDLRNATIRDFMSAQVDGVHWLNFLGQPVLGTLNGAAGLRARLQSPSTSVQELAGERALVTLGPRPEAGDLLSGQTLPEYRELAQVLEPSMEPFDPSFLSCIEPADNEDVLLRWWRRFLD, encoded by the coding sequence TTGCCAAAGGAATATCTGGAAGAGCATGGGCCAGGGTCCATGCGTGAACTGACCCTCGACATGGCGTCCAGACTCCCCTTCGCCTCAGGCCATGCGGGACTCGCACTGGACATTGCCCCCGAGTACATGGATCGACCCGAGGCCTTGCGTGCGCTGATCACCCGCCATCCCGGCTTCGACCTGCGTAACGCCACCATCCGTGACTTCATGAGTGCCCAGGTGGATGGGGTGCATTGGCTGAACTTCCTCGGGCAACCGGTACTCGGCACGCTGAATGGAGCCGCCGGCCTTCGTGCTCGGCTTCAATCCCCCAGCACCTCCGTTCAGGAGTTGGCCGGGGAACGAGCGCTCGTGACCTTGGGCCCGCGACCCGAGGCGGGGGATTTACTGTCAGGACAAACGCTTCCGGAGTACCGCGAGCTTGCTCAGGTGCTCGAACCCAGCATGGAGCCCTTTGACCCGAGTTTCCTCTCCTGCATTGAGCCAGCGGACAACGAGGATGTGCTGCTCCGGTGGTGGAGACGCTTCCTCGATTGA